One Phaseolus vulgaris cultivar G19833 chromosome 11, P. vulgaris v2.0, whole genome shotgun sequence genomic window carries:
- the LOC137823861 gene encoding senescence-specific cysteine protease SAG39-like, with product CNSELYHISLAMLFCMAFWALQVTSRTLQDASIYERHEEWMARYSRVYKDPQEKEKRFRIFKQNMNYIEAFNNAANKPYKLAINQFADLTNEEFIAPRNRFKGHMRSSIIKTTTFKYENVTSVPSTVDWRQKGAVTPVKDQGQCGCCWAFSAVASAEGIHQLTTGKLISLSEQELVDCDTKGVDQGCEGGLMDDAFKFIIQNNGLNTEANYPFKGVDGTCNAKAASSHAATIRGYEDVPANNEKALQKAVTNQPVSVAIDASGSDFQFYKSGVFTGSCGTELDHGVTAVGYGVSDDGTEYWLVKNSWGTEWGEEGYIRMQRGVDSEEGLCGIAMQASYPTA from the exons tgtaattctgaacttta TCATATTTCACTTGCAATGCTTTTCTGCATGGCGTTCTGGGCTTTACAAGTCACATCTCGCACTCTGCAAGATGCCTCCATCTATGAGAGGCATGAGGAATGGATGGCTCGTTATTCCAGAGTCTACAAGGACCCTCAAGAAAAGGAAAAGCGTTTCAGGATATTCAAGCAAAATATGAATTACATTGAAGCCTTCAACAATGCTGCCAATAAACCTTACAAGCTAGCCATTAATCAATTTGCAGACCTCACCAACGAGGAGTTCATAGCACCAAGAAATAGATTCAAGGGGCACATGCGTTCCTCAATCATAAAGACAACCACTTTTAAGTACGAAAATGTGACATCAGTACCATCCACAGTGGATTGGAGGCAAAAGGGTGCGGTGACACCGGTCAAGGACCAAGGCCAATGTG GTTGTTGCTGGGCGTTTTCTGCTGTTGCATCGGCAGAAGGAATTCATCAACTCACCACTGGAAAATTGATTTCTTTGTCTGAACAAGAACTTGTTGATTGTGACACAAAGGGTGTGGACCAAGGTTGTGAAGGTGGTCTTATGGATGATGCTTTCAAATTCATCATCCAAAATAACGGACTCAATACTGAAGCCAATTACCCTTTCAAGGGCGTTGATGGAACCTGCAATGCAAAGGCGGCATCTAGTCATGCAGCTACCATTCGAGGCTACGAGGATGTCCCAGCCAACAATGAGAAGGCACTGCAAAAAGCTGTAACCAATCAACCAGTTTCTGTAGCAATTGATGCTAGTGGCTCTGACTTTCAATTTTACAAGAGTGGTGTCTTCACTGGTTCATGTGGAACAGAGTTGGATCACGGTGTCACTGCAGTGGGATATGGTGTCAGCGATGATGGAACTGAGTATTGGTTGGTTAAGAACTCATGGGGAACTGAGTGGGGTGAAGAAGGCTACATTAGGATGCAAAGGGGTGTAGATTCTGAAGAAGGACTGTGTGGCATAGCCATGCAAGCATCGTACCCCACtgcataa